The stretch of DNA TACAGCGGGGACAACAACAACCAGCTGCACTTCGTCGGCTGCCGCCTGGAGGCCTTCGGCACCGGCGCGATCTGGATCACCGCCGGGGTCAACAACTCCAACAACCCGAACGGCATCTACCTCACGGACTGCAAGTTCGAGTCCTCGCAGATGCAGGGCGGCCCGCACCTGAAGACGGACGCCTCCTGCCGCCACGTGTACGCGAGCAACATCTACTGCTACGCGGGCAACTTCGCGAGCAGCTACACGAGCCGGAAGCCGCAGAACATCATCGCCTGGGCGGCCAGCTTCAGCGCCCTGGAGAACGTCCTGATCACCAACGGCAGCGTCGCCACCGTCAACGCGGGCGTCGACCTCTACTCGGGCCCCGGCTCGACCGCCGTGGTCCGCAACGTGGTCGGCCAGTACACGACGGCTCCCACCGGGCCGCACATCTACTACGAGCCCAGCACGGGCGACTTTCGCGTCGAGGCCTCCTGGGGGACAACGGGCGCCCAGGCCTCGGGCACGGTGCCGACGAAGAACGCGCCGAACCCCCCGCTCCGCCTGGTGGCCGGCCCGGTGAGCGACGCCTCCTTCACCCACCCGCCCCTGGACGGCACGATGGCGGTGGACACCACCGACAACCGCCTGTACGTCCGCGTGGGCGGCGTCTGGTGCTGGGCCACCCTGAACTAGTCACCCCTCCACTAGGCGTACACCCCGCCGAGCTGCCGGATCTCCTCGGCGGGGTACCGGGTCTCCCGGCTCTCACGCTGGAACTCCCGGTTGAACCCGGACACCAGGGCGGCGACCGGCGCGTGCCGGGCGAGCAGCGCCGCGACCCCCGCCGGGACGCCCGTGGGGCGCTCGCCCTCCGCGTAGGCGCGCACCCGCGCGTACCGTCCCTCCCGGTCCTCCGGCCGGTGGCCGTACAGGTCGGTGAGCAGCCAGTTCACCAGGTAGGTGGCGGTGTAGGCGCGGTCGTAGCTCCGGTGCCGCTCGAAGAACCCGGCCTCCTCCCGGGACAGCTCGAAGCTGCTGGACAGGGCGAGCCCGTAGTCCGCGAAGTAGAGGCGCCGACCGTCGGTCAGGATGTTCTCGAAGTGGGCGTCGAAGTGCAGGAGCCCGTGGCTGTTCATGAACGAGACACCGGCCGCCAGCTCCTTCTCCACCATCGCGCAGGCCAGCTCGGTGCTCTGGTCACCGGCCTCCGTCCGGGCGCCCAACCACTGGTGCAGGCTCTGCGGGATGTACTCCAGGAACAGCGCGATGCTCGCGGAGGAGTCGCGGAGCCCCTCGATCCGACGGCGCACCTGTGCGCCCCCGCCCCAGTAGGACACGGCCCGATCCACGTCGGCCAGCTCCTCCGGCAGGGGCGTCGAATCCGGCAGCACCCGCCAGTGGTGCATCAGCGGGAAGCCCTCGTACTCTCCCTTGAGCACCCAGTCCGTGGTCATGGTGTGCACGGCCAACTCGCGCCAGGCCCCGAAACCCGGCCCGCCGAGGAGACCGACACCGTACTGGCAGAACCCCGGCAGCTCGAACACGTTCGCCGTGGACCGGAGGTGCTCCGTCTCCCGCTCCAGGTCGGTGAGCGGCACCCGCTTCACGAAGACCTGGGTGCCGGCCACCTCGAGCAGCACGGTCTTCCCGCCGATGCCGGCGCCGATCGGCACGGCCGCGCCAACGAGGTCGCGCAGCGCACGGTCGCTGCAGCGGGCCAGGGCGGTGGAGACGGCGCCGTGGGCAGCCAGCCGCGCACCGCGCGACATGTCGGGGTTCTGCACTGTACGACCTTCACCTGCCGACCGGCCGGCCGCCGTTCCGGAGCCGGACCCTACGTAGTGATCGACGAGGAGCACCGACCCGTCGTTCCCCCCAGCTACCCGCGAACTGATCCTCGATCAGGCGGGAGGTGGCTGGCCGCCGCGACGGGCGGGTGCCGCCCGGCCCGGCAGGCGAGTACCGGTTCAGTAGTAGACCGCGCCCATCGCCTCCCGGACCTCGCGGAGCGTCGTCTCGGCCACGGCCGTCGCCCGCTCGTTGCCCTCCCGCAGGATGCGCCGGAGACTGGCCCTGTCCTCGGCGTACTCCGCGCGGCGGGCCCGGATCGGGGCCAGCCGCTCGTTGACGGCCTCCGTCACCAGGCGCTTGAGCGCCGACGCTCCGCCGTTGCCGATCTCCTCGGCGACCTGGTGCGGATCGGCCTCCAGGCAGAGGGCCGCGAGCAGCACCAGGCTCGACACCCCGGGGCGGTGCTCGGGGTCGTAGCTGATCCGCCGCTCGGCGTCGGTGGTGGCGCCCTTGATCAGGCGGGCCGTCTCCTCGGCGGTGGCGGCCAGGGCGATCGAATTGCCCCGGCTCTTGCTCATCTTGCCGCCGTCGGTGCCGAGCAGGAGCGGCGCGGTGGAGAACAGGATGTCGGGCTCGGGGAAGACCGGGGTGGCGCCGGGGCCGCTGCTGAACCGGTCGTTGAACCGGCGGGCGATGGTGCGGGTCAGCTCCAGGTGCGGGGCCTGGTCCAGGCCGGCCGGGACCAGGTTGGCCTTGCAGAACAGGATGTCGGCCGCCTGGTGCGCCGGGTAGGTGTACATCAGACCGCTCACCGCGGCCTGCTTGGAGTGGGCGATCTCGTCCTTGACGGTGGGGTTGCGCCCCAGCTCGGCGACCGAGACCAGACTGAGGAAGGGGAGCAGCAGCTGGTTGAGCGCCGGGATCGCGCTGTGGGTGAAGACGGTGCTGCGGGACGGGTCGATGCCGATCGCGAGGTAGTCGAGCAGCAGTCCCTCGACGTGCTCGGCCAGCCGGTCGGCCACGTCCCGGTCGGTGAGCACCTGGTAGTCGGCGATCACCACGAAGGACTCGACGCCGAGGTCTTGGAGGCGGACCCGGTTCTGCAGGGTGCCGAAGTAGTGGCCCAGGTGGAGCCGACCCGTGGGGCGGTCTCCCGTGAGCACCCGGAACCGCCCGGGTTGACGGTGGATCAGCTGCTCCAGCTCCGCGCTGCGCAGCTGCTCGGCGGCGGAGGGTGCGAGCGCGGGGGCAGGGGCGAGGGTAGGAGCAGCGGCGGGCGCGGCGGTGGGGGCGGCGGCGGCGAGGACGGTGGTCGTCATGGGGATCGGTCTCCTGATCGTGTGAGGGGGATGAGCACGCTGCCGGAGAGCGGCCCCGCACGATCGGGAGAGATGGCGTCGCATCTGAGGCCGTCCGTCCGAACGGCCCAAGGTCATGCCTGCTGAGTGGCCGCTCCTACTGGGAGCGCCACCAGCTCAGACAAGACGAGTGCGACATGTCTCCACCGTAGCGCAGGCCCACGGCCCCTTGGCAAGCACCTTCTCCGGGCGCCTGCAGGGGCTCACCTCCCCCACCGGGCGGGCCACTGCCTGGCCGGCAGGGCGACCGCCCGGTCGAAGGCCGAGTCCTTCCCTTGGGCGTACTCCTCCTCCGTGAAGACCGGTGTGCTGATGTCGGGTGGGATGCCGGGGCCGTCATAGCTGGTGCCCGTGCGGGTGAGCAGCTCCTCGTTGGGCAGCGAGAAGGACCAGCCGTTGGGCAGAGCACGGTCGAGGGTGTCGGAGAAGACGCCCTGGGTCGGCTGGCCGATCAGGGTGGCTCCGGTGGGGCGGGCGAGCAGCGCCTGGGTGAAGCTCTCGCCCGCGCTGACGGTGCTGCCGCCGATCAGGACGGCCAGCGGCCCGGTGTAGCGCGGAGCGTCGGCGGGCCGGACCGGGATCGGCTGCGGGGTGGTGAAGTGGCTCGGCTCCTCGGGCCTGTCCCGGGCCCGCTTGGCGTAGGCGACGTACGGCCGGTCGGTGAGCCGGGCGGCGACCTGCAGACCAAGGGCGTCGTACCCGCCGCCGTTGATCCGCAGGTCGAGGATCAGACCGCCCAGGGTGGACACCCGCTCGGCCGTCAGCACCTCGCTCAGCGCTTGCTCCAGGAGGCGGCTGTTGGTCTGGTAGCTGTCGTCACCGCCCGGGCCGGCGTAGCCGCCGAAACCCGAGATCCGCAGGTAGCCCTGACCGCCCGGCAGATCCGCGTAGCTGATCCGCCCCGCCGCGTACTCGTGGACCACCAGACCGGCCAGATCCCGACCGACCACGAAGGACTTGGCGCGGTCGTCCACTGCCGGGGACGGTGGCACGGTGCCCGGGCGGCCCTCCGCGAAGAACCCGACGGACGGAGCCTCGAGCACCACGTGGGCATCGTGCAGCGGCTCGACCATGCCCCGCAGGACGGCGAACAGCTCCGCCGGGCTGCTGTCGGCCCGGACCAGTGGTCGCGTCCGCTCCCGGACGGCCTGCCAATCCACGCCCTTGGCGGCGAAGAACGGGTAGTTCTCCGCGAAGGTCTGCCAGAAGACGTCGTAGACCCCCTGCGGATCACCGGCCTGCGCCGGACCGCCGGGCACCGCTGCCTCGCCCGCGCAGCGGGCCGGAAGTGCGGGCAGCCGCCGGAGCGTACGGTCACCGACCGCCCCGTCCACGTGCAGCCCGGCCCGATCTCGGAACCCGGAACCACCACGGCCCGGCAGCAGGGTGAAGGCCTGCCCGTCCTCCGCTCCGTACCGGAGCGGCCCACCCGTCGCGCTCAACCCCTTGAGGCAGCTGATCGCCGTGGTCTGGTACTCCTGCATCCGCCCGTGCTCGATCGCCAGCACAGTGCCGTACCCGACCGTCTGCCACACCCCCTCCGGCCCGGCCGGCCCACCCCGGGCCACCGCCGCCGGCCCCGTGGCCACCAGCCCGCCCGACATCGCCACCACAACTGCACAGCTCAATACCCACCGTCGCGACCGCGCCCCGACCGCACTCCCCACCACACGACCCCGCATGACCCCACTCCTCCATCTGGACCTCGACCGACCCCCTCATCCTCGTCTCGCCCCACTCCCCCTCAACAGCGTGTCAGCACGAGACTTCACTGCGTGCTGCCACCCTCGTGCTAGCCCCACCCCACAGACCCCCACCTCACAGCCCCCCTCACAGGCGCCCCACCCCACAGGCCCCGGCCTCCCCGCCACCGGCCTCCCCGCCACCGGCAGAAAATCGGTGCCGCCCGCGCCGTCCCTCCGCCAGGATGGCCGCATGACCACGACTCGGATCGACCCCTCCCTCACCGCCGACGAACTCCCCATGCTCAAGCAGTGGCTGGACTACCACCGCGCCACCCTCGCGCTGAAGTGCGAGGGCCTCACCGACGAGCAGCTGAAGCTCCGCCCGATCGCCCCCTCCACGCTCTCCCTGCTCGGACTGGTGCGGCACCTGGCCGAGGTGGAGCGCTGGTGGTTCCTCCAGGTCCTGGACGGCCAGGCCACCACCGAGGAGGGCCTGTACTGGACCAAGGAGGACGAGGACGCCGACTTCAACGACACCGCCGACGCGGACGCCGCAGCCGACCTCGCCACCTGGCGCGAGCAGATCCGGCTGGCGGACGCCGTCACGGCGGGCCTGCCGCTGGAGACGGTGGCCAAGCGGGACCGCCGGGGCGAGCCGGTGACGCTCCGCTGGATCATGGTGCACATGATCGAGGAGTACGCCCGGCACAACGGACACGCCGATGTGATCCGGGAGCAGATCGACGGCGCGACCGGGGAGTGAGGATCGCCACGGACGGGTGAATCTGTTACACGTCCGTTGACCAATCGTCAACTCAACCCTGACGTACGCCGATAGGGTCTACGCGCGCAACCGTACAGCGACCTGCGGCGTCACAGCTGACATCCGGTTTGTCCCGGATCGCGGCTCGCCACAACTCGTACGGCGGTCGCGAGCGGGCATCGAAGCGGTGATCAATGCGATACTCGGACAGTTCCGACGAGTGGATGACGTGTCAAAAGGACACGGACACCCGGGGGGACGAGTACGGGACGAGGCAGGGAGGCGCGGCATGGGAGCACTTCGCGACGAGCACCACAACGGGTGGCTGATGCCCTCCGGCAACTACCCAGCCGCGGTGTACGACGATCCATGGGCTACGCAGGCGACGGCTCCGGCCGTGCAGCATTCGCCCGCCCCCGCACGGATCGTCTCCCTCAAGCCGACCGGCTTCGAGGCGGCCCGCACGGTCGGCGAGCACATCCGCGCCGCCACCCCGGTGGTCATGGATCTCACCGAGATGACTGACGCCGAGGCCAAGCGGATGGTCGACTTCGCCTCCGGGCTGGTCTTCGGCACCTGCGGCGGCATCGAGCGGATCGCCCGTCGGGTGTTCCTGCTCACGCCGGCGGACGTGGAGGTGACGGTCATCGACCGTCCGCTGGACGACTCCGGTTTCTACAACCAGAGCTGAGCACCACGCACCGACGAGCCCGGGAGCGACCAGTCGCCCCCGGGCTCCTTCATGCCCGCCCACCGCCGCAGCCGCCGACGCAGCACCCCGGCACCCCGCCACCCGCCCGACCACCAACCCGCCATCACCCCGTCACGCTGTCATACCGTCATACCGTCATACCGACCCGCCGAGCACCCGCCCGACGTACGCCGCCAGCTGCGCCCGCAGCTCCTCCCGCGGCACCTCCCCCGCACCCGCCAGGTGCTCCACCAGGTCGGCCCGGGTGGCCGCCAGCAGCGCGTGCGCGGCGAACTCGGCGCCGTCGAGCCCGGGGACCCGCTCCAGGAGGCCTCGGAGCAGGGCGTGCCACTGGCCGTAGTGCTCCGCCTGGTACGGGCTGTCCGACCCCGTGCCCTCCAGCGCCAGCGCCAGGTGGCGGTGGTCGAGCTTGAAGCAGAGCAGGGCATCGAGCAGGGCCGGCACCCGTTCCAGCGGCGGGGTGTCGGGCCCGAGCGGCGGCGGCCCGTCCGTCACGGCCCGGGCGAGCGGCTCGAGCCGCGCCCCGTACAACGCCCGGATCAGGCCCGTGCGGTCGCCGAACGCCCGGAAGAGCGTGCCCTTGCCGACGCCGGCCGCCGCCGCGATGTCCGCCATGGTGACGTCCTCGGTGCTCGCGCACCGCGCGAAGAGCGTGTCGGCCGCCGCGAGCGCAGCCGCCCGGTTCCGGACCGCGTCCTTGCGGGGCTGGCGCTCCGTCAGCGGCCGGCGTTCCGCCGGCGACCCACCCTCCTCCGGCGACCGCCGTCCGACCAGCGACCGCCGTTCGACCAGCGAAGGCCGTTCGACCGACACGTGCCCGTCGACCGACGAGTGCCGTTCAGCTGCCGGTTCGCGCTCCGTCATGCGACTCCTCCGATTGCAAAGCGGACCAGCGGTCCGTATCTTCGTTGAAGCGGACCGCTGGTCCGTATCGTACGGGACGGAGCACACCCATGCCTGCGCACGCCTCACCTGCGGAGCTGTACCGACACAGCCTGCGCCTCCTGCTCGACAAGTCCATCCCCGCCTGGGTCGACCTCTGGGCGGCGGACGGCGTCATGGAGTTCCCGTTCGCGCCGCCCGGCTGGCCGCGGCGGCTCGAGGGCCGGGAGGCCGTGGCCGCCTACATGCGCGACTACCCCGACCACATCGACCTGCACGGCTTCCCCGAGCTGCGAATCCTGGACACCACCGAAGCCGGGACGATCGTGGTCGAGATGCGCGCCGTGGGCCGCCTGGTCCGGACCGGTGACCCCTTCGAGCTCGACTACATCGCCGTGGTCACCGTCCGGGACGGGCGGTTCACCTCCTACCGCGACTACTGGAACCCACTCGCGGCCCAGGAGACCGGCGCCACCTTCACTGGGAGCGTCGCCCGATGAGCAGCGCTCCCGACTCCCCCACCGGCCCCGGCGCCGTCCTGGTGATCGGCGCCACCGGCACCACCGGCCGCCGCACCGTCGCGCGGCTCGCCGCCGCCGGGCACCGCGTCAAGGCCGCCGGGCGCAGCGCCACTCCCCTCGCCGGCGCGGAGGCCGTCCACTTCGACTGGTTCGATCCCACCACTCACGACGGCGCCTTGACCGGCGCCGACCGCGTCTACCTGGTGCCACCGGTCGGCGAACCGGATCCGGCCAGGGTGATGCTGCCGTTCCTCCGCCGGGCCCGGGCCTCCGGCGTGCACCGCGCGGTGCTGCTGAGCTCCTCGGCCGTGCCGGCCGGTGGCCCGGCCGTGGGCCAGGTGCACCAGGCGCTGCCCGAGCTGTTCGACCAGTGGGCGGTGCTGCGGCCGTCCTGGTTCATGCAGAACTTCACGAGTGACCACCTCCACGCCGAGGAGATCCGCACCACGGGCGCCTTCCGGACGGCCGCCGGCGCCGGTCGGGTCGGCTTCGTCGACGCCGAGGACATCGCCGCCGTCGCCGTGCACGCGCTCATCGACGACCACGCGCCCGACCGCGACCTGATCCTGACCGGCCCGGAGGCGCTCGACCACGACGAGGTCGCCGCCGTCCTCTCGGCGGTCACCGGCCGACGGGTGGCGCACCACCGCCTGACGTACCGGGAGCAGCGCGACCGACTGGCCGCGCTGATGCCCGCGGAGTTCGCGACCCTGCTGGCCCAGATGGATCTCGCCATCGCGGCGGGCGCCGAGGACCGCACCACCGACACCGTCCGACTCCTCACCGGCCGCCCACCGCACGACTTCCGCCAGGTCGCCGTACGGGAACTGAACCGCGACCGTTGAAGCGACACCCACGCCCCGCTCGGCTCTCCGCTCCCATCTCACCTGAGATCCGGATAATAAGAATGAGACATGAACGTCTCATCTGCTCTACACTCGGTCCATGGCCACTGACCGCGACGCCGTTCTCGAAGCCGCCGTCGGCGTGCTCTCCCGCCGCCCCACCGCACACCTCGACGAGATCGCCCGCGCCGCCGGGATCAGCCGGGCCACACTGCACCGGATCTTCCCGGGCCGCGAGGCGCTGATCCGCGAGGTCGGCGCCACCAGCCTGCGGCGGCTCGCCACCGCGCTGGACGCGGCCGAGATCGAGAGCGGCGATCCGGAGGCCGCGCTGCGGCGCCTGATCGCCATGGTCGTGCCCGACGCCGCGCTCTGCGCGTTCCTCGCCGGGGAGAACCAGCTCTTCGACGACCCCGAGATCAACGACCTGTGGGAGGTGCAGGACGCCCGCGTCCGGGCGCTCTTCCTCCGGGGGCAGCAGCAGGGGGTGTTCCGGATCGAGCTGTCCGCCGGCTGGCTCAGCGAGGCCTTCTTCGACCTCGTGGCCGGCGTCGGCTGGGCCGTCCAGGACGGCCGACTCGCCCCTCGTGACAGTGCCTTCTCGCTCGCCGAGCTGCTGCTCGGCGGTGCCCTCCGGAGACCCGAACAGCGATGACCACCACCGCCCCTGCCACCACCGCCCACACCTCCCACCCCCGCCGCTGGATCGGCCTGGCCGTCCTCGTGCTGGCCGTCAGCCTGGTCGCCATCGACGCGACCGTGCTCTCCCTGGCCATCCCCTCGATCAGCGAGACCCTGCGCCCCAGCGGCACCCAGCTGCTCTGGATCGGCGACGCCTACTCCTTCGTCCTGGCCGGCCTGCTGGTCTCGATGGGCGCGCTCAGCGACCGGATCGGCCGCAAGAAGCTGCTGCTGATCGGCTCCACCGCCTTCGGCGCGGCCTCGCTGCTGGCCGCCTACGCGCCCGGCCCGGGCTGGCTGATCCTGGCCCGCGCCCTGCTCGGCGTGGCCGGCGCGACCATCATGCCCTCCACCCTCTCGCTGATCCGCAGCCTCTTCCCGGACGACCGGGAGCGGGCCACCGCGATCGGCATCTGGGGCGCGGGCGCCACCGCCGGCGCCGCGCTCGGCCCGCTGGTCGGCGGCGCGCTGCTCGAGCACTTCTGGTGGGGCTCGGTCTTCCTGCTCAACCTGCCGGTGCTCGCTCTGCTGCTCGTGCTCGGCGCCTGGCTGCTGCCGGAATCCCGCGACCCGAAGCCGGGCCGCTGGGACGTGCTCAGCGTGGCCCTCTCGATGGCGGGCGTGATCGGCGTGGTCTACGCGATCAAGGAGGCCGCAGCCGGCTCACTCGGCCACTGGTACGTGCCCGCCGCCTTCCTGCTCGGCGCCGCCGCGCTGGTGCTCTTCGTCCGGCGCCAGCTCCGGCTGGACACCCCGCTGCTGGACGTGCGGCT from Kitasatospora sp. MMS16-BH015 encodes:
- a CDS encoding glycosyl hydrolase family 28-related protein, which codes for MTETTRRRALFAGAIAGLAGAGVVGAAGEAQAGSATGPDWFNVKDYGAIGDGTTDDTAAVQRALDAAAAGGGGTVYFPVGQYRVVPGTGTPALALKGNGIKLLGAGAKAATLVKGGNGTLLAISGPATDPSGATHRRYCSVENLGFNGSGRTGLLLELYYNDDTYVRDVYMSSNNDIAIDAVECWDSRFYNLVIESCTGTADSTGQPNIYLRNSAAASGYGYSGDNNNQLHFVGCRLEAFGTGAIWITAGVNNSNNPNGIYLTDCKFESSQMQGGPHLKTDASCRHVYASNIYCYAGNFASSYTSRKPQNIIAWAASFSALENVLITNGSVATVNAGVDLYSGPGSTAVVRNVVGQYTTAPTGPHIYYEPSTGDFRVEASWGTTGAQASGTVPTKNAPNPPLRLVAGPVSDASFTHPPLDGTMAVDTTDNRLYVRVGGVWCWATLN
- a CDS encoding serine/threonine-protein kinase; amino-acid sequence: MSRGARLAAHGAVSTALARCSDRALRDLVGAAVPIGAGIGGKTVLLEVAGTQVFVKRVPLTDLERETEHLRSTANVFELPGFCQYGVGLLGGPGFGAWRELAVHTMTTDWVLKGEYEGFPLMHHWRVLPDSTPLPEELADVDRAVSYWGGGAQVRRRIEGLRDSSASIALFLEYIPQSLHQWLGARTEAGDQSTELACAMVEKELAAGVSFMNSHGLLHFDAHFENILTDGRRLYFADYGLALSSSFELSREEAGFFERHRSYDRAYTATYLVNWLLTDLYGHRPEDREGRYARVRAYAEGERPTGVPAGVAALLARHAPVAALVSGFNREFQRESRETRYPAEEIRQLGGVYA
- the trpS gene encoding tryptophan--tRNA ligase; this encodes MTTTVLAAAAPTAAPAAAPTLAPAPALAPSAAEQLRSAELEQLIHRQPGRFRVLTGDRPTGRLHLGHYFGTLQNRVRLQDLGVESFVVIADYQVLTDRDVADRLAEHVEGLLLDYLAIGIDPSRSTVFTHSAIPALNQLLLPFLSLVSVAELGRNPTVKDEIAHSKQAAVSGLMYTYPAHQAADILFCKANLVPAGLDQAPHLELTRTIARRFNDRFSSGPGATPVFPEPDILFSTAPLLLGTDGGKMSKSRGNSIALAATAEETARLIKGATTDAERRISYDPEHRPGVSSLVLLAALCLEADPHQVAEEIGNGGASALKRLVTEAVNERLAPIRARRAEYAEDRASLRRILREGNERATAVAETTLREVREAMGAVYY
- a CDS encoding S41 family peptidase translates to MSGGLVATGPAAVARGGPAGPEGVWQTVGYGTVLAIEHGRMQEYQTTAISCLKGLSATGGPLRYGAEDGQAFTLLPGRGGSGFRDRAGLHVDGAVGDRTLRRLPALPARCAGEAAVPGGPAQAGDPQGVYDVFWQTFAENYPFFAAKGVDWQAVRERTRPLVRADSSPAELFAVLRGMVEPLHDAHVVLEAPSVGFFAEGRPGTVPPSPAVDDRAKSFVVGRDLAGLVVHEYAAGRISYADLPGGQGYLRISGFGGYAGPGGDDSYQTNSRLLEQALSEVLTAERVSTLGGLILDLRINGGGYDALGLQVAARLTDRPYVAYAKRARDRPEEPSHFTTPQPIPVRPADAPRYTGPLAVLIGGSTVSAGESFTQALLARPTGATLIGQPTQGVFSDTLDRALPNGWSFSLPNEELLTRTGTSYDGPGIPPDISTPVFTEEEYAQGKDSAFDRAVALPARQWPARWGR
- a CDS encoding DinB family protein translates to MTTTRIDPSLTADELPMLKQWLDYHRATLALKCEGLTDEQLKLRPIAPSTLSLLGLVRHLAEVERWWFLQVLDGQATTEEGLYWTKEDEDADFNDTADADAAADLATWREQIRLADAVTAGLPLETVAKRDRRGEPVTLRWIMVHMIEEYARHNGHADVIREQIDGATGE
- a CDS encoding cell division protein SepF, producing MGALRDEHHNGWLMPSGNYPAAVYDDPWATQATAPAVQHSPAPARIVSLKPTGFEAARTVGEHIRAATPVVMDLTEMTDAEAKRMVDFASGLVFGTCGGIERIARRVFLLTPADVEVTVIDRPLDDSGFYNQS
- a CDS encoding TetR/AcrR family transcriptional regulator, with the translated sequence MTERQPRKDAVRNRAAALAAADTLFARCASTEDVTMADIAAAAGVGKGTLFRAFGDRTGLIRALYGARLEPLARAVTDGPPPLGPDTPPLERVPALLDALLCFKLDHRHLALALEGTGSDSPYQAEHYGQWHALLRGLLERVPGLDGAEFAAHALLAATRADLVEHLAGAGEVPREELRAQLAAYVGRVLGGSV
- a CDS encoding nuclear transport factor 2 family protein codes for the protein MPAHASPAELYRHSLRLLLDKSIPAWVDLWAADGVMEFPFAPPGWPRRLEGREAVAAYMRDYPDHIDLHGFPELRILDTTEAGTIVVEMRAVGRLVRTGDPFELDYIAVVTVRDGRFTSYRDYWNPLAAQETGATFTGSVAR
- a CDS encoding NAD(P)H-binding protein, which codes for MSSAPDSPTGPGAVLVIGATGTTGRRTVARLAAAGHRVKAAGRSATPLAGAEAVHFDWFDPTTHDGALTGADRVYLVPPVGEPDPARVMLPFLRRARASGVHRAVLLSSSAVPAGGPAVGQVHQALPELFDQWAVLRPSWFMQNFTSDHLHAEEIRTTGAFRTAAGAGRVGFVDAEDIAAVAVHALIDDHAPDRDLILTGPEALDHDEVAAVLSAVTGRRVAHHRLTYREQRDRLAALMPAEFATLLAQMDLAIAAGAEDRTTDTVRLLTGRPPHDFRQVAVRELNRDR
- a CDS encoding TetR/AcrR family transcriptional regulator, whose protein sequence is MATDRDAVLEAAVGVLSRRPTAHLDEIARAAGISRATLHRIFPGREALIREVGATSLRRLATALDAAEIESGDPEAALRRLIAMVVPDAALCAFLAGENQLFDDPEINDLWEVQDARVRALFLRGQQQGVFRIELSAGWLSEAFFDLVAGVGWAVQDGRLAPRDSAFSLAELLLGGALRRPEQR
- a CDS encoding MFS transporter yields the protein MTTTAPATTAHTSHPRRWIGLAVLVLAVSLVAIDATVLSLAIPSISETLRPSGTQLLWIGDAYSFVLAGLLVSMGALSDRIGRKKLLLIGSTAFGAASLLAAYAPGPGWLILARALLGVAGATIMPSTLSLIRSLFPDDRERATAIGIWGAGATAGAALGPLVGGALLEHFWWGSVFLLNLPVLALLLVLGAWLLPESRDPKPGRWDVLSVALSMAGVIGVVYAIKEAAAGSLGHWYVPAAFLLGAAALVLFVRRQLRLDTPLLDVRLFRDPRFTAAALSSLCALIGLSGVIFFMSQYLQLVRGYQPLTAGVAELPAFAGAVIGGLLTARLARRIGTRATLTIGLLVMGLGIGVLGWVHEDSTYLLLGTAFLAVGAAEGVVYTLAADLVLTAAPADKAGAASAVSETAYELGTALGIALVGSVVTAIYAGTLTVPAGTDPASAAAAKESIGAAVETAHTLPAELGTSLLTNANHAFVHGMNIAALIAAALLLAAAAAAWRLLRTKR